In Mytilus edulis chromosome 13, xbMytEdul2.2, whole genome shotgun sequence, a single window of DNA contains:
- the LOC139500280 gene encoding serine/threonine-protein phosphatase 6 regulatory ankyrin repeat subunit C-like — protein sequence MVPDDQPGSKIYVIPRDSKPFKASSIYCANYLKSLPNISPNLQDDDVEEMEFLTSTLCPTMSSESSETNVSTQVTRESTEYGIESSEEDTRRERYTIGMKLALNGKITKTLVQDLIDRGADFSLTDDEQNTFFHYMVSPDHKITDTPELVNMVLNSMTPQQQKRIINHHNSSGNTVLHSACSCTDVNKLLHSKRHSLVSILLNAGAVTNIANHNGETPLHCLFKCTCSEKFEIGKLLKQNTQLDLQVFTENRSKEIPLQRLCCIQDQSNRFTKDAQNVIKLLYNVDFFKDFFLKHIEYFLTNSNVLIIETVYQCCQELSQSEKDSLVDLCSIDSHKFNVRTWIILSLIKTTNKKDLLAKMNLQDDDKHIVLTHCISKIQEKHRRLSVLNLLLTNIQDINEKDSEDRPLLINALIACRYHRNDMYRVIKLFLKCGADPNIEDNDGLSPFHYCIMSSSGDDYVLKCIKLLQDNKANLEVGHPLILAVQVNRLRTRTIKFLPSIVSPDEKDETGNAIHHLVVSYSKYGHSFQVSTTTLTALVERGVDINMYNDDGETPLHVAMRLQVQPHVVIEMLRNGADVNREKRETDISVGSEPMEISGSVQEEEMFNDQNGKLSFQYMLVYYKLNSLSVVREMLKYGADPFQKDTQGRNSFHIISTMIASDSFKVLLLLLSHFENSEVDKCIPDKLGNTPLHYVCSIGDIDDGYCSSLRAAVIRILIAKGWDINMSNSLGQTPFHLLVHQYHQFTNNLKPEKERCLHNIVAIMSIFLAKHVDLSTKDGDGKCVLDYIDALRISELKHMVNNTKRPEELLRFHEYTLSDSRN from the coding sequence ATGGTACCAGACGATCAACCAGGATCGAAAATATATGTCATACCAAGAGATTCAAAACCGTTTAAGGCTTCTTCAATTTACTGTGCCAACTATTTGAAGAGTCTTCCAAATATTAGCCCGAATTTACAAGACGATGACGTTGAAGAAATGGAATTTTTAACGAGTACATTATGTCCGACAATGTCATCGGAATCTTCCGAAACGAATGTCAGTACACAAGTTACTCGGGAAAGCACGGAATATGGCATAGAGTCGAGTGAAGAAGACACACGAAGGGAGCGATACACAATTGGTATGAAACTTGCTTTAAATGGGAAAATAACTAAGACACTTGTTCAGGATTTAATTGACAGAGGGGCCGATTTTAGCCTCACAGATGACGaacaaaacacattttttcaTTACATGGTTTCCCCAGATCATAAAATTACTGACACACCAGAATTAGTGAATATGGTATTAAATTCAATGACACCACAACAACAAAAGCGTATCATAAATCACCATAATTCTTCTGGAAACACAGTACTGCATTCAGCTTGTTCTTGCACAGATGTTAATAAACTTCTCCATTCAAAAAGACATTCCCTTGTCAGTATCTTGTTAAATGCTGGTGCCGTGACTAATATAGCAAATCATAATGGCGAAACGCCCTTACATTGTCTATTCAAATGTACATGCTCAGAAAAATTTGAAATCGGTAAACTGCTAAAGCAGAACACACAATTAGATCTCCAAGTATTCACTGAGAACCGATCAAAAGAAATTCCACTTCAAAGACTATGCTGTATACAGGACCAATCAAATCGTTTCACTAAAGATGCTCAAAACGTAATTAAACTATTGTACAATGTAGACTTTTTTAAAGACTTCTTCCTTAAACATATAGAATATTTTTTGACGAACTCTAACGTTTTGATAATTGAAACTGTATATCAGTGTTGTCAAGAACTATCGCAAAGCGAAAAGGATTCGCTTGTCGATTTGTGTTCAATCGATTCACACAAATTTAATGTAAGAACATGGATAATATTGTCACtgattaaaacaacaaacaagaaaGATCTGCTAGCAAAGATGAACCTTCAAGATGACGATAAACATATCGTACTAACACattgtatttcaaaaatacaagaaaaacacAGACGACTTTCAGTATTGAATTTATTACTTACCAATATACAAGACATCAATGAAAAAGATAGTGAAGACAGACCACTGCTCATCAATGCACTAATTGCATGCCGATACCACAGAAACGATATGTATAGAGTAATTAAACTCTTTTTGAAATGTGGTGCTGATCCAAATATTGAAGATAATgatggattatctccctttcactACTGCATTATGTCAAGTTCGGGTGACGACTATGTTTTGAAGTGTATCAAACTTCTACAGGACAATAAAGCAAATTTAGAAGTAGGCCATCCATTGATTTTAGCTGTACAGGTAAACAGGTTACGAACAAGAACCATAAAATTTCTTCCGAGTATTGTTTCGCCTGATGAAAAAGATGAAACGGGAAATGCCATACATCATTTAGTTGTGTCATATTCCAAATACGGACACAGTTTTCAAGTATCAACAACAACCTTAACAGCGCTTGTTGAACGGGGAGTTGATATTAATATGTACAACGATGATGGCGAAACACCTTTACATGTTGCTATGCGATTACAGGTCCAACCCCACGTTGTTATAGAAATGCTCAGAAACGGCGCTGACGTAAATagagaaaaacgagaaacagaCATTTCAGTAGGATCAGAACCAATGGAAATAAGTGGTTCTGTACAGGAAGAAGAAATGTTCAATGATCAAAACGGAAAATTATCCTTTCAGTACATGCTGGTATATTATAAACTTAACAGTCTTTCGGTTGTGCGTGAAATGTTAAAATACGGTGCAGATCCATTCCAAAAAGATACACAAGGACGAAATTCATTTCATATAATCTCTACTATGATCGCATCAGATTCGTTTAAAGTTCTGCTTTTACTTCTAagtcattttgaaaattccgagGTAGATAAATGTATACCAGATAAATTAGGAAATACACCATTGCATTACGTGTGTTCCATTGGAGATATCGACGATGGATATTGTTCATCCTTGCGCGCTGCTGTTATCCGTATTCTGATAGCGAAAGGTTGGGACATTAATATGAGTAACAGTCTTGGCCAAACTCCGTTTCATCTACTGGTTCATCAATACCATCAATTTACTAACAACTTGAAACCCGAAAAAGAAAGGTGTTTACACAACATCGTAGCCATTATGAGTATTTTTCTTGCAAAACACGTTGATCTTTCAACAAAAGATGGAGACGGAAAATGTGTTCTGGATTATATTGATGCTTTGAGAATTAGTGAGTTAAAACATATGGTTAACAATACAAAACGTCCTGAGGAGTTACTGAGATTTCACGAATATACACTCAGTGACAGTCGTAACTGA
- the LOC139500281 gene encoding uncharacterized protein has product MRVTKIFLVLAVSVCRMTVFCFNINDGLSKSPLDMSEIVAKILEDNQFFKSQFKIMSDEMEQYKSRINILENELAFTNRDLELTKQNAKDTNNRVKVLERELLLTKEMSKTSAEIPTFDKDDLMSPSHSKRIRTNVKNRSDDGYEKDAMYQEFNMPDNSEISKEVKRILLDRGLPPVVAFSSTMDSHKENLGIGQTVLFEHVITNIGGGFDQNTGTFKAPTAGVYHFDVIIMSHYGEDMETEIVKNGQTLVRLYSGNGDTYGVGMQAIVVQMNAGDDVWVRVYNNPGINNGNVRVYGSLWSSFSGFLLQ; this is encoded by the exons ATGAGAGTAACGAAAATCTTTTTAGTTTTGGCGGTCTCAGTTTGTCGAAtgactgttttttgttttaacataaaCGATGGATTGTCAAAATCACCTCTAGATATGTCCGAGATTGTGGCGAAAATATTGGAGGACAACCAATTCTTTAAATCACAGTTTAAAATTATGTCAGACGAAATGGAGCAATATAAATCAAGGATTAACATACTAGAAAATGAACTTGCATTTACTAACCGTGATCTTGAATTAACGAAGCAGAATGCAAAAGATACCAATAATCGAGTAAAAGTGTTAGAACGCGAACTTCTGTTAACAAAGGAAATGTCTAAAACAAGTGCTGAAATCCCAACGTTTGATAAAGACGATTTAATGAGTCCTTCCCATTCTAAAAGAATACGTACCAACGTGAAAAATAGAAGTGATGACGGATACGAAAAAGATGCGATGTACCAAGAATTCAATATGCCTGACAATAGTGAAATTTCAAAGGAGGTTAAGCGGATATTGC ttgatCGCGGCTTACCGCCTGTTGTTGCATTTTCTTCCACAATGGACAGCCACAAAGAAAACTTAGGAATTGGACAAACTGTTTTGTTTGAGCACGTTATAACTAATATTGGAGGTGGATTTGACCAAAACACCGGTACTTTTAAAGCGCCAACTGCTGGTGTTTATCATTTTGACGTCATCATAATGAGCCATTATGGAGAGGACATGGAAACCGAAATAGTTAAAAATGGACAAACTCTTGTCAGACTGTACTCCGGTAATGGTGATACTTATGGTGTTGGCATGCAGGCAATAGTAGTCCAGATGAATGCAGGAGATGATGTTTGGGTAAGAGTTTATAACAATCCAGGCATTAATAATGGGAATGTTCGTGTGTATGGAAGTCTCTGGTCATCATTCTCTGGATTCTTACTTCAATAA
- the LOC139502066 gene encoding cerebellin-1-like has product MEQYKSRITTLENELSFTNRELILTKQNAKDTNKRVQVLERELLLTKELFKFDKDDSMNHAHSGRIQTTEQDRSDNDYEKESMYPEFKLPDNSDTSKDSKRLLVGDNFPPVVAFSSTMDSHKENLGAGQTVLFERVITNVGGGLDPNTSIFKAPITGFYHFDAIVMSHHGEDMETEIVKNGNGLVRLYSGNGDTWGVGMQAIVVQMNAGDDVWVRVYNNPGINNGNVRVYGFLWSSFSGFLLQ; this is encoded by the exons ATGGAGCAATATAAATCAAGGATTACCACTCTAGAAAATGAACTGTCATTTACTAATCGTGAACTCATATTAACGAAGCAGAATGCAAAAGATACCAATAAACGAGTACAAGTGTTAGAACGCGAACTTCTGTTAACTAAGGAATTGTTTAAGTTTGATAAAGACGATTCAATGAACCATGCGCATTCTGGTAGAATACAAACCACTGAGCAAGATAGAAGTGATAACGATTACGAAAAAGAATCAATGTACCCAGAATTCAAATTGCCTGACAATAGTGATACTTCAAAGGATAGCAAGCGGCTTTTGG ttgGAGATAACTTTCCTCCGGTTGTTGCATTTTCTTCTACTATGGACAGCCACAAAGAAAACTTAGGTGCCGGGCAAACGGTTTTGTTTGAACGCGTAATAACTAATGTTGGAGGTGGCCTTGACCCAAACACCAGTATTTTTAAAGCTCCAATTACTGGTTTTTATCATTTTGACGCCATAGTAATGAGTCACCATGGAGAGGACATGGAAACCGAAATagttaagaatggaaatgggctCGTCAGACTTTATTCCGGCAATGGTGACACTTGGGGTGTTGGCATGCAGGCTATAGTAGTCCAGATGAATGCAGGAGATGATGTTTGGGTTAGAGTTTATAACAATCCAGGCATTAATAATGGGAATGTTCGTGTGTATGGATTTCTTTGGTCCTCTTTCTCTGGATTCTTACTCCAATAA
- the LOC139500665 gene encoding uncharacterized protein — protein sequence MEESDNDSEPSTSKKRSMSPSEKDNDCKKVCNEPNVQCYNSMEESTFKSPKVTEEFIQARQSIQGKSSSSGTGEGCKDRRSSDDTSTGKSKRRQHTWSTSSTDLSSSREEVPLETASMESNMTNDRPMTGGISSVLGDGCTSGSSVLNLKGETFIFGDQKTIKIASITYNIRRTEEEENIQREEYFLKQFNAVEDLFVETRGYIDAEEKLNKKHHVLITGSSGEGKSFIAMKLANQKMSEGYSLREVDNITQWREQVQWRKKQVVLIDDLFGFTYCSDRDDDNQRLITSIGIIFDDEIKNEDCLFVIMTCRKSVLFRIMEYLKSNQVLDKTNIVDLSDVGLLPSERTEILDTHLSKYRAHKTISAVEKQKIINSNCPIGYPNCVHMFTKNDKLFDKGTEFFTSPVEYVRKEIHRLHKADADVYALLVFLLIRDGEIKESTLNRLCSESDEFYLLQNIVHFPTVRQFTTRLKTALKRVDDAFISQESMTIQFTHSCVLEAVCFSFSETLEHEAIKWLPFQFIVKRVRTTDFKKSIDDEVVTIREAEYENLSARFIEEIKRGNIIEVCKHQAFTVPRFVNSFIVLLESLRRDDINRLRFILQVTEQENHQLALFNGSLLYWASSLNALQLCLLLLSRKFYDCVEDKFWVRIQASAAFVPACWYGFPTHILKDLVNLMADVNSSIHENRVSQTHFCDWCTVHDREGMSAIQATVFGENLRKHETLLFLLDNKAKFKANSNHRPLVRAVKNFVNDMENCSSNSDSSLKTISTLLDGGIDINWKDAHDRTAIWYSVVYDNINIAKLLISKAHNITTQSLLPFSKSISMVNFLEDRNIDTDFMQTDGHGKTLLHRVQHESLIQYFIDKGCSIKQRDKDGRTPIFYSNSVVICKKMLEMGDSISLQDFDGKTVLHFIKNIEIIDTFCRAFPRKMYREY from the exons ATGGAGGAAAGCGATAATGATTCTG AACCATCTACAAGCAAGAAGCGCAGTATGAGTCCAAGTGAAAAGGATAATGATTGTAAAAAAG TATGCAACGAACCAAACGTGCAATGTTATAATTCAATGGAGGAGTCAACGTTTAAATCGCCAAAGGTTACTGAAG AGTTCATACAAGCCAGACAAAGTATACAAGGAAAGAGCAGTTCATCGGGAACTGGGGAGGGATGTAAAGACAGACGCAGTTCAGATGATACTAGCA CAGGTAAATCAAAACGTCGTCAACATACGTGGAGTACATCTAGCACTGATCTGTCGTCATCAAGGGAAGAGGTTCCTTTGGAAACAG caTCGATGGAGAGTAACATGACTAATGACCGTCCAATGACTGGCGGTATATCATCTGTGCTAGGTGATGGCTGTACTTCGGGAA GTTCAGTTTTAAACCTTAAAGGAGAAACGTTTATTTTTGGAGAccagaaaacaataaaaatagcCAGTATAACTTACAACATACGACGAACTGAAGAGGAAGAAAATATACAAC GGGAAGAGTACTTTCTGAAGCAGTTCAACGCAGTAGAAGATTTATTTGTGGAAACTAGAGGTTATATTGATGCAGAGGAAAAACTCAATAAAAAACATCACGTGTTGATAACAGGTTCATCAGGTGAAGGGAAGTCGTTTATAGCAATGAAGCTTGCGAATCAAAAGATGTCTGAAGGGTACAGTTTAAGGGAAGTTGACAACATTACACAGTGGAGAGAACAGGTTCAGTGGAGAAAGAAACAGGTTGTTTTGATCGATGATTTATTCGGGTTCACCTACTGTTCAGACAGAGATGATGATAATCAAAGACTAATTACTAGTATTGGTATAATCTTCgatgatgaaataaaaaatgaagacTGTTTGTTCGTTATAATGACATGCAGAAAAAGCGTTCTGTTCAGAATCATGGAATATCTCAAGTCAAATCAGGTACTTGATAAAACCAACATTGTCGACCTGTCGGATGTCGGGTTATTACCATCAGAACGTACTGAAATTCTCGACACTCATCTATCAAAATATAGAGCACACAAAACAATTTCAGCTGTAGAGAAGCAGAAAATAATAAATAGCAACTGTCCAATTGGCTATCCGAATTGTGTCCATATGTTTACAAAGAACGATAAGCTTTTTGATAAAGGTACTGAATTCTTTACATCTCCCGTTGAATATGTAAGAAAAGAGATACATCGTTTACATAAGGCTGATGCTGATGTATATGCTCTCCTAGTGTTCTTATTAATAAGGGATGGAGAAATCAAAGAGAGTACGCTTAACCGACTTTGTAGCGAAAGtgatgaattttatttacttcagAACATCGTTCATTTCCCAACTGTAAGACAGTTCACCACGCGCCTAAAAACAGCATTGAAGAGGGTTGATGATGCATTTATTTCCCAAGAAAGCAtgactatacaatttacacactCTTGTGTGTTAGAGGccgtttgtttttctttcagtgAAACATTAGAACACGAGGCAATAAAATGGCTTCCATTTCAATTCATTGTTAAGCGTGTCCGAACTACTGATTTTAAGAAATCAATTGATGATGAAGTTGTAACGATACGAGAGGCCGAGTACGAAAATCTTTCAGCAAGATTTATCGAAGAGATTAAACGTGGAAACATCATTGAAGTCTGTAAACATCAAGCGTTTACAGTTCCACGATTTGTGAATAGCTTTATTGTTCTGTTGGAAAGTTTAAGAAGAGATGATATAAACAGGCTTCGTTTTATTTTACAAGTCACTGAACAGGAAAATCATCAATTGGCATTGTTCAATGGATCTTTGTTATACTGGGCTTCTTCTCTCAATGCTTTACAACTTTGTTTATTGTTGCTTAGTCGCAAGTTCTATGACTGTGTTGAGGACAAATTTTGGGTTCGTATACAAGCATCAGCTGCATTTGTACCAGCCTGCTGGTATGGATTCCCGACTCACATTTTAAAGGATTTAGTTAATTTGATGGCAGACGTTAATAGTTCAATACATGAAAATAGAGTATCGCAAACTCATTTCTGTGACTGGTGTACGGTTCATGACAGAGAAGGAATGTCTGCTATACAAGCTACGGTCTTCGGTGAGAACCTACGTAAACATGAAACATTGTTGTTTTTGCTTGATAACAAAGCTAAATTTAAAGCTAATTCAAATCACAGACCATTGGTGAGAGCAGTAAAAAATTTCGTGAACGATATGGAAAACTGTTCGTCGAATTCAGATAGTTCTTTGAAAACTATATCAACTTTACTTGATGGAGGAATAGACATCAACTGGAAAGATGCACATGACAGAACAGCAATTTGGTACTCTGTTGTTTATGACAATATTAATATTGCAAAATTATTAATATCAAAAGCTCACAATATTACAACCCAGTCGTTACTGCCGTTTTCAAAAAGTATAAGTATGGTTAATTTTTTGGAAGATCGAAATATCGATACAGATTTTATGCAAACAGACGGACATGGTAAAACATTGTTGCATAGAGTGCAACATGAAAGTTTAATTCAGTATTTCATAGATAAAGGTTGTTCAATTAAGCAAAGAGATAAAGACGGACGAACTCCAATTTTTTATTCTAATAGTGTGGTCATATGCAAGAAAATGTTAGAAATGGGCGATTCAATAAGTCTTCAAGATTTTGATGGCAAGACAGTCCTTCATTTCATTAAAAACATCGAAATTATAGATACATTCTGCAGAGCTTTCCCGAGAAAGATGTACAGAGAGTATTAA
- the LOC139502063 gene encoding uncharacterized protein has product MRLTTICLVLAVSFCRMTVFCFNTNAGLPKSPLDMSETVAKILEDNQFLKSQFKIMSNEMEQYKSRINILENELAFTYRDLELTKQNSKDTNNRVKVLERKLLLTKEIFDKSVEIPNFDKYDSVSPSHSNRIHINAKNGSNNENEKDSVYKEFNMPEISKDVKRILVDRGLPPVVAFSSTMDSHKENLGIGQTVLFEHVITNIGGGFDQNTGTFKAPITGVYHFDVIVMSHSGEDMETEIVKNGQTLVRLYSGNGDTWGVGMQAVVVQMNVGDDVWVRVYDYPLINSGNVRVFGRLWSSFSGFLLQ; this is encoded by the exons ATGAGGCTAACGACAATCTGTTTAGTTTTGGCTGTCTCATTTTGTCGGATGACCGTTTTTTGTTTTAACACTAACGCTGGATTACCAAAATCACCTCTAGATATGTCCGAGACTGTGGCGAAAATACTGGAGGACAATCAGTTCCTTAAATCGCAGTTTAAAATTATGTCAAACGAAATGGAGCAATATAAATCAAGGATTAACATACTAGAAAATGAACTTGCATTTACTTACCGTGATCTTGAATTAACGAAGCAGAATTCAAAAGATACCAATAATCGAGTAAAAGTGTTAGAACGCAAACTTCTTTTAACaaaggaaatttttgacaaaagtGTTGAAATTCCAAATTTTGATAAATACGATTCAGTGAGTCCTTCCCATTCAAATAGAATACACATCAATGCGAAAAATGGAAGTAATAATGAAAACGAAAAAGATTCGGTGTACAAAGAATTCAATATGCCTGAAATTTCAAAGGATGTTAAGCGGATATTGG ttgatCGCGGCTTACCGCCTGTTGTTGCATTTTCTTCTACAATGGACAGCCACAAAGAAAACTTAGGGATTGGACAAACTGTTTTGTTTGAGCACGTTATAACTAATATTGGAGGTGGATTTGACCAAAACACCGGTACTTTTAAGGCGCCAATTACTGGTGTTTATCATTTTGACGTCATCGTAATGAGTCATTCTGGAGAGGACATGGAAACCGAAATAGTTAAAAATGGACAAACTCTTGTCAGACTGTATTCCGGAAACGGGGATACTTGGGGTGTTGGCATGCAGGCGGTAGTGGTTCAGATGAATGTAGGAGATGATGTCTGGGTTAGAGTTTATGACTATCCACTAATTAATAGCGGAAATGTACGTGTTTTTGGACGTCTTTGGTCTTCATTCTCCGGATTCTTACTTCAATAA